CAGCTCCGGATGGTGAGGATTCCTTACGCGCTGCCGTATCTCTTCACGGGCCTGCGTGTGGCTGGATCGAGCGCCATCCTTGGGGCGATGCTTTCGGAGTGGATCACCGGCAGCAAGGGGCTCGGCAACCTCATTCTGGAGGCTGGCGAGCTTCGTGAGACCGAGCTTCTTTGGGCCGCGGTTCTGATCTCGGTCGCGGTCGCCCTCACCGTGTTTTGGTCCACGTCGGCAGCCGAAAAGCGGCTGCTGCGCTGGACCCAGCGTTGAGGCCTCCGCATGCGCATTCTCTGCGAAGCCGACGTCGAACGCCTGATCGAGCCCGCGGCCGCGGTCGCGGCCATGCGTGACGCCTACCGTCGTCACGCGGTGGGCGCGATGCCCGCGCCCGGGCGCCTCGACCTCGGGCGCAGTACGCCGAAGGGCAGCGTTCTGCTACTCGCGGGGCACAGCGACGGCGCGTCGTTCGCCATGAAGGCGAATATGCACGTCTATCCCGATCCGGGATCGCGGCAGCGGCTTGCCGCAAGCATGATGCTGCTCTGGGACGCGGTGCGGTGCGTGCCTGAGGCCATGATCGCGACCACGCGGTTCAACAACCATAGGACCGCAGCCGGGCTTGCTGCTGCTGTCGATGCGCTGGCGCCTGCGCGGGTGCGGAAGCTTGCGCTGTTCGGAGCGGGAAAGATTGCACCGGCTGCCATCCGCTATCTTTTGTCAGTCCGAGGCTTCAAAGCGATTGACATTGTCGGCAAGGGCTCGGCGCGCGCCTCGGCGCTCGCCGATGCGCTCCGGCAGCAGTCGAGTTTTTCCGGCGTTGATATCCGAGCGTCACTTGATGCGGAGGCTTGCGCCGCAGATGCTGATGTAATTGTCACGCTGACCACGTCGGACACGCCGGTGTTTCCCGGCCGGGTGGTGCGGAATGGCGCCCTTGTCGTCTTGGCCGGTGCCAACCGGCCAAGCGCGCGCGAGGCCGACGACGACCTCATCAGTCGCGCGATGGTGTTTGTTGATCACCGCGAGAGCTGTGTCCAGCGCGCCGGCGATCTTTGCATTCCGTTGCAATCGGGAGTGCTCTCGCCGGATCGCATCGCTGGCGAGATCGGCAGTCTGCTTCAGCCGGCTACTCCGGCGCGCTTGGATGCAAACGCGGTCACGGTATTCAAGTCGATGGGTGTGATCGGGCAGGATATTGCGCTCGCTGAGCTGGTCGTTTCACGCGCGGAGGAATCCGGCGTCGGCATCGAGTTCGATCCCGTTACAGGGCACTGCGAGATGCTTCAGGCAATCCAATCGTCCGGCTCGACGGATGCCGTCATGGCAGGTGCAAAATGACGCTGACGCTGCTTTACGATGCGATGATCCTCACGCTCGATCCTGCCAATCCGCAGATCGAGCAAGGTTATGTTCTGGTCCGCGATAACCGCATCGATGCGGTTGCGGCGGGCGGGTACCGTGGAACGGAGCTGCCGGACCAGCGTATCGATTGCAGCAACAAGCTGATCGCGCCCGGCTTGATCAATTCGCACACTCACTCCCAGTCCAGCACGATGGCGGGCTTCGGCGATCGCCTGAACCACCCCTCGTTCATGTGGCTCACGCAGGCACACACCTCGCGCCGGACGCCCGACGAGATCCGCTTGAGCGTGCTGCTCACGGCTTATGGCCTGCTCAGCTGCGGCACCACCGGGGCTATCGACCATTTTCCGGGCCAGCGCTTCACGCTCGACGACATGGACGCCGTGCTGTCCGCATGGAGCGAGACCGGCATGCGGATCGCGCTGGGCATGCGGTTCTTCGACGGGCCGTTCAGCGACATCTTCCCGTCGGTGCCGTTGCCGGACGATCTTAAGTCGCGGATGAGCTCAGTGGAGATTCTCAAGCCGCAGCCGACCGAGGAACTGTCCGCCCTAATGGAGGCGACCATCAAGGCGTGGCACGGCAAGCCGAGGCTGTCGGTCTATCCGGCGCCATCCAACCCCGAGCGCTGTACCGACCGTGCGCTCGAGATTTGCGCCGAGCTGGCGCAGCGCTACGACACCGGCATTCATACCCACCTGCTGGAAACCAGGAAGCAGGCGGAACTGGCGCAAGCGAGGCTTGGCAAGACCGTCGTCGCCCATCTCGACGCGTTGGGTGTTCTGTCCGACCGCTGGTCCTGCGCGCACAGCATCTGGCTCGCCGATGACGACATCGGCATCATGGCGTCGCGCGGTATGACCGCCGTGCTCAACCCCGAAAGCAACGACCGTCTCGGGACCGGCCTGGCACGAGCGCCCGAAATGCTCCGGCGCGGGGTGCGGCTTGCAATCGGCACCGACGGCTCGAGCGCCAACGACAATCTCGTATTACATGAGACCATGCGTGCGGTCGCGATGGCCCACCGTTCGCGCGAGCCCGATCGTTCGCGCTGGATCACGACAGGCGATGTGCTGCACATGGCCACGGCCGGAGGGGCAGGAGCGCTGCGCAACGACAAGCTTGGGCGGATCGCGCCGGGATTCGCTGCCGATCTCGCGGTGTACGGGCTTGACGCCCCGTGGTGGGTGCCGGTCAATGACGTCGTCAACCAGATGGTGTTTGCCGAAACTGGCGCCAGCGTCGAGACCGTGATGGTCGATGGGCGCATCCTCGTCCAGAATCGCAAGATTCTGAGCTTCGACGTTGACGGGTTGTTGCGGGAGGTGCGGGCGATGACCAAGAGCCTCCGCAAGCGCAACGACGATCTGTTCCGGGTCGCAAACGAACTAACCGAGCTCGTGCCGTGACCGCGGCGCTGAAGCAGGTCGATCTTGTTATTTCCGGCGGCCTGCTGGTTGATCCGGAACGCATCGTGCGCAATTCCATTGCGGTGAACAACGGCAGGATCGCCGCGATCGGTCCCGCGGACGAAATGCCGCCAGCGAAGGAAAGTCTCGACGCAAGCGGTCTCTACGTTCTGCCGGGTGCCATCGACGTCCATGTGCACTTCCGCGAGCCAGGCTTTTCCCACAAGGAGACCTGGACCACCGCAACACAGGCAGCGGCGGTGGGCGGCGTGACCACGGTGTTCGACATGCCGAACACCAATCCGCCGACGTCGACGCCCGAAGCCGTGGCGCAGAAAATCGAAATCGCGCAGCGGCAAGCCATCGTCGATTTCGGCGTCTACGGCAACATCGGCGAGCATAACACCGACCAGCTTCGCGCCATGGCTGAGGCCGGCGCGGTTTCATTCAAACTCTACATGGGCAGCGAGAATCCGCTGGTGCCGTGCCCGCCCGACGGCGCGATCCTCGACGCGTTCGAGGTGCTCGCCGATCTCGGCATCCGCTGCACCGTGCATGCCGAGAGCACGCCGATCCTCACTTGGCGCGGCGAGCGGCTATTGAAATCCGGTCGCACCGATGCGGCGGCGCATTTGGAGCAGCACAGCGACATCGCCACGGTGGAGGGCGTGAGCCGCACCGGCATCTTTGCGGAATGGACCGGCTGCAAGGTCCATATCGCCCATGAAAGTACGCGCCATTCGCTGCCGCACATCCGTTTCGCCAAGGAACGCGGCGTCGACATGACGGTTGAGACCTGCCCGCACTATTTGTTGCTATCGACAGACGACGGCGCGCGGCTCGGGCCGAACTTCCTGCGGGTGAAACCGCCGGTGCGCGAGTCTGGTCACCGCGAGCCGCTTTGGCAGGCGCTGCTCGATGGCACGATCGATATCCTCTCGACCGACCATGCACCGCATCTACAAGCCGAAAAGAAGCGGCCGTCGATCTGGGATTGCGCGCCAGGTTTTCCAGGTGTGGAAACTTCGATGATGCTGATGCTGGCCGAGGTGTCACGCGGTCGGCTCACGCTGCCTCAATATGTCCGCATGGCAAGTGCTGCGCCGGCCAAGGCGTTCGGACTCTATCCTCGCAAGGGAGCCCTGAGCGTCGACTCCGATGCGGACATTGTGTTGGTCGATATGAAGCGGCAGGGATTTATCCGCGCCGAAGCGCTGCATTCGATCGGCAATGCAACCCCATTCGAAAACTTCCCGATCCTTGGGGCGCCAGTCCGGACATTGGTTCGCGGGCGCACGGTTGCGCTTGATGGAAAACCGGTCGGCCACCCGGGATGGGGACGCAACGTCGTAGCCGCCGGTTGAATTCGGGTCGACGCCGAGCGCGACCGACATCGACGGCAAACTCGTCGGGGTGGGCGACCTCGAGGCGCAGTGCCAGCAGGTTTACGCCAATATCGAAGCCGCGCTCCAGTCGGTTGGCGCCCGCGACGATGCGCAGGAACGTTGTCTTGCCGCAGCCCGACGGGCCGACGATCGAAACAAACTCGCTCTGCCCCACATCGACGGAGATGTCGTTGAGAACCTTCAGGTCGTTGAACGTCTTGCTGCAGACCGAATTGCTCCGGGTTTGGGAAGAGGGTCGTAAAATCGTTCGCTGCGAGCCGTTCGCCGTCCGGCAAGGAGACGATTGCAAAGTTCTGCGATCATTGAGTTTGTGCCGGACTGTCAGGATTATTGTCGCTTCGACGACACCATCGCGCTGGTCGAGAAAGAGATCGCTGAGATGAACGACCGCGTCGCTCGCCACGGCCGCGCACTCGGCTACGGGATCAGCGGCCATGTCATCTGCTGCGAGACGCGGGGGGAGGCCGAGGCTCGCGCGAACTCTTTCGAGGATACGGTAAGCTCGCGCGTTATAACAAAAGCGCCACGGCGGCCTTGGGCGCCTGTCTGGTTGGCACGCCCGACATGATCATCGAGCGCATCCACCGCTATGAGGATGCGGGCGTTCAACTCATGCTTCTTCACTTCAGCCCGATGATCGAGGGCTTCGAACGCTTCGTCGAAAAGGTACTGCCCTTCGTGAATCATATCCCGCTCAAGGCTAGCTCGACGATCGATTAGCGAACCTCCCGCGAAGCGGTCTGCTTGCTGTGTTCTGCAGCGCCCGCGGCATTTCGCGTTCTTCAAAATAATGGGGCAGCTCGAAACATCGGCCGTGAAACCCCGCCGACGTGACTGCGGACTGGCACAAATCTTGATTGCCAGTCGCATCTGGCAAGACGGAGAAAAGCCATGCTGCGACGTCGCGATTTGTTGGCCAGTGCAATTGGGGTATGCCTTGCGCCAACGCTCTCTCGTGCGCAAGACGACTGGCCACAAAGGCCGATTTCTCTGGTCGTCCCATTCAGCGCGGGCGGATCAGCCGATCTCGTGGCGCGCATGTTTGCCCAGTACTTTCAGGCCAAGTATGGCGTGTCGGTGGTGATCGACAACAAAGGTGGAGCGGGTGGGAGCATCGGGTCGGGCTTCGTCGCGAAGGCGGCGCCGGACGGGTATACACTCGGGCTCGGTACTGTCAGTACGCATGCGATCAACCCAGCCCTTTATGCCAAGCTGCCGTTTGACGTCGAAACAGATTTTGAGCCGATTTCACCACTAGTCCGGCTGCCAAATCTGCTCGTGGTCAACAACAAGGTCCCGGTCAAGACCGTGTCCGAATTGGTGGCTTATCTGAAAGCCAACGATGGCAAATTGAACTATGGGTCGGGGGGCAATGGGACCTCGGGGCATCTCTCCACCGTGATGTTCATGAAGGCCCTCGGCGTCACGATGACTCATATCCCGTATCGCGGAACGTCAGAGGAAGCGACGGCGTTGATCAATGGGACGATCGACCTCGCGATTGACAGCATGACCACGATCTGGCCGTTCGCTTCGGCCGGTCAAATTCGTCCGCTTGCTGTGACCACACCTGCGCGTGTGGCGGCAGCACCGGACCTGCCCACAATTGGAGAGACTGTCAGCGGTTTCGAGGCTGTCGGATGGCAAGGCTTGTTCGCGCCCGCCCGAACACCGCGCCCGATCGTGGAGACGCTGGCTGCGGAAGTGAAGCGAATCTTCCTGCAGCCCGACTTGGTTGCTGCCTTGCAGAAGGTGGGCGGCGAGCCGATGCCGATGTCACCAGGAGAGTTCGCTCGCTTTGCCCAGTCCGAAAGGGTCAAATGGGGCTCTGTGGTAAGGGAGGCAGGCATTCGGATCGAATGATGGTCGTGCTTCAAGCTCTCCATGCGATGCCTTCGAACATCGCTTGCGCAGTTCGTAAACAATCTGTCTCAAGTCGACGAACGTCGCAGAGCAGCTGATTCTGAAATCTTGTCTTTTGAAGCCGGGGCGACAAAACCGGCGTGACACTTGCTGTGGGAGGAATGCCCGTGCCTAAGAAGATCCATCTGGCCTTCGATATCTCGTACACCCATCTTGACGGCCGCTGGCGGATGCCAGGGTCATGGACGGGCAGCACTTACCCCAATCTCGACGTTTACGAAGAGATCGCGCGGATTTCTGAGCGCGGCTGCATCGACATGCTATTTTTTGGTGACGGCACAGGTATTCCGCACACGTGGGCCGGGTCGCGCGACGAAGCTGTCCGTTGGGGCATCGGCTGGCCACGCCATGACATGAGTCCGGTGATTACCGCGATGTCGCGGGTGACCAAGCACGTTGGGTTTGGGCTGACTTACGCCTCGACTTTCATGCATCCGTTCTATGTCGCCCGGTTGTTCAACTCACTCGACCACGTCACCAACGGCCGTATCGCCTTCAACGTCATCGCCTCGAGTCGCGGCGCCGACGCGGCCAACTACGGGTTCGACGAGTTGATGGAACACGGTCTGCGGTACGAGCGTATGGAAGAATTCATCAAGGTCTGCCGCATGCTGTGGGACAGCGTGGCGCCGGACGCCTTCGTCTGGGATCGCGAAAGCGGAGTGGTGGTGGACGATCCGAGCAAGGTGCACGCGATCGACCACGTCGGGAAATTCTTCAAGGTGCGCGGACCGCTCAATTGTATGCCGTCACCGCAGCGCCATCCTGTCCTGATTCAGGCTGGCAGTTCGCCACGAGGCATCAAGGCGTCGGCTTATATCTCCGATGCGATCTTCGCGCGTTGGCCGCCAAAGGCCGAGAAAGCCAAGCACCGCGCGCTGCTGGATCAGGAGTTGGCGGCCATCGGCCGCGATGCCTCCAAGATCGGTGTGCTCTGGGGCTGCGGCTTGATCGTGGCCGAAACCAAACACGAGGCCGAAGCGCGCCGCGAGCAGCTGTTGAAGATGATTCCAAAGGAGGCCGTTGGACCTTATCTTTCGCACAATTCGGGCTATGACTTCTCCAAATTGCCGGCGCGCTTCAAGCTGACCGACCTCAATAAAGAGATTGCCGCGGCCAACGCCTCACCGGTTGGTTTCGTTTACAAGCTGGCCAACGCGCTTGGCGGCGATCCGGAGGTCACGCGCGAGGATTTTTTCGAGTATGGCTTGCGTACCGCGACCAACTACGACCGGACTTTCGCCGATACGGCGCCAAAGCTCGCCGATATGTTGGAAGATGAGTTTGAAGCTGGCGGCAGCCGCGGCGGCTTCATGGTGGTGCATCCGCAGGCCGTGCCGCGCGATCTGTTGAATGTCGTCGATCTTCTGGTTCCGGAGCTGCAGCGGCGTGGCCGTTTCCGCAAGGAATATCAGGGAAAGACGCTCCGGGAAAATCTCTACGAAGATTGACGCCCTTCGTGTCGGATGTTGGCCGAAAGCCTGGGGCTGATTCCCTGCGGCTAGGCCGCTAAGTTTTCCATTGCGTCGTGCCTTCGTATGCACGGTGGAAGCGGCCACGGCGCTGCAGCTCCGGAACCAGAAGATCGACGACGCTGAGCAAATCGCCCGGCGTCGTGACAGAGGGGCCCGTGGCGTTCCCGATTGCTCAAAATTCAACGTTGAAGCGCGATGTCGCCTTTTTCGACCGCTCGTTTGAACATGGCGATCTCGATGGCGTTGTCCTCGCCAAAGGCTTTTGATCCTTTGAAAAGCATGTCGTTTCCGAGCGTGTGCATCTTATCCACCATCGGCGGCTCTCTCATGATGGAAAGGATCTCGGTTTCCAGACGGGCCACGATCTCCGGAGGAGTGCCCGCCGGGGCGAAGAAGCCGTACCAAGTCGGAAACCCATCCATATCGAGGCCAGTCGCCTCCCGAACGGTTGGGATGTCCCGGAGAATCGACGATCGTTCTGCGGAGACCACGGCGAGCCCGCGCACCTTGCCTTCCTGGATTTGCGTAACGAACGCCGGGACGGCCGCAGCTCCGGCAGGGATCTGATTGCCGAGCATGTCGCTGAGGATGAAGGTGGCTCCTCGATAGGGAGCCGTGGCGATGTTCGAGCCGGAAAGGCCGTTCAGGATGGCAAGTTCGACCTGCGGCGCGGAGCCGATGCCCGGCACGCCGACCAGAACTTTGTTTGCCGGATCGCGACCGGCCTGCACCAGATCCTTCAACGTACGAAAAGGCGATGCAGCCGGCACGCTGATGACGGTCGGCGCCACCGCAACCTTTGCGATCGGAACGAGATCTCGAACGGGGTCGTAATT
The Rhodoplanes sp. Z2-YC6860 genome window above contains:
- a CDS encoding ornithine cyclodeaminase family protein; protein product: MRILCEADVERLIEPAAAVAAMRDAYRRHAVGAMPAPGRLDLGRSTPKGSVLLLAGHSDGASFAMKANMHVYPDPGSRQRLAASMMLLWDAVRCVPEAMIATTRFNNHRTAAGLAAAVDALAPARVRKLALFGAGKIAPAAIRYLLSVRGFKAIDIVGKGSARASALADALRQQSSFSGVDIRASLDAEACAADADVIVTLTTSDTPVFPGRVVRNGALVVLAGANRPSAREADDDLISRAMVFVDHRESCVQRAGDLCIPLQSGVLSPDRIAGEIGSLLQPATPARLDANAVTVFKSMGVIGQDIALAELVVSRAEESGVGIEFDPVTGHCEMLQAIQSSGSTDAVMAGAK
- a CDS encoding NtaA/DmoA family FMN-dependent monooxygenase (This protein belongs to a clade of FMN-dependent monooxygenases, within a broader family of flavin-dependent oxidoreductases, the luciferase-like monooxygenase (LMM) family, some of whose members use coenzyme F420 rather than FMN.), translating into MPKKIHLAFDISYTHLDGRWRMPGSWTGSTYPNLDVYEEIARISERGCIDMLFFGDGTGIPHTWAGSRDEAVRWGIGWPRHDMSPVITAMSRVTKHVGFGLTYASTFMHPFYVARLFNSLDHVTNGRIAFNVIASSRGADAANYGFDELMEHGLRYERMEEFIKVCRMLWDSVAPDAFVWDRESGVVVDDPSKVHAIDHVGKFFKVRGPLNCMPSPQRHPVLIQAGSSPRGIKASAYISDAIFARWPPKAEKAKHRALLDQELAAIGRDASKIGVLWGCGLIVAETKHEAEARREQLLKMIPKEAVGPYLSHNSGYDFSKLPARFKLTDLNKEIAAANASPVGFVYKLANALGGDPEVTREDFFEYGLRTATNYDRTFADTAPKLADMLEDEFEAGGSRGGFMVVHPQAVPRDLLNVVDLLVPELQRRGRFRKEYQGKTLRENLYED
- a CDS encoding dihydroorotase, with translation MTAALKQVDLVISGGLLVDPERIVRNSIAVNNGRIAAIGPADEMPPAKESLDASGLYVLPGAIDVHVHFREPGFSHKETWTTATQAAAVGGVTTVFDMPNTNPPTSTPEAVAQKIEIAQRQAIVDFGVYGNIGEHNTDQLRAMAEAGAVSFKLYMGSENPLVPCPPDGAILDAFEVLADLGIRCTVHAESTPILTWRGERLLKSGRTDAAAHLEQHSDIATVEGVSRTGIFAEWTGCKVHIAHESTRHSLPHIRFAKERGVDMTVETCPHYLLLSTDDGARLGPNFLRVKPPVRESGHREPLWQALLDGTIDILSTDHAPHLQAEKKRPSIWDCAPGFPGVETSMMLMLAEVSRGRLTLPQYVRMASAAPAKAFGLYPRKGALSVDSDADIVLVDMKRQGFIRAEALHSIGNATPFENFPILGAPVRTLVRGRTVALDGKPVGHPGWGRNVVAAG
- a CDS encoding Bug family tripartite tricarboxylate transporter substrate binding protein; the protein is MTMQTTRVLSLSIALMLGCFAGAARAQTYPLRTVTIVSNVPPAGGVDIVARLVAAELSSRWVKPVIVDSKPGATGTIGTAFVAHAPSDGHTILITAGPSITFIPFLSKVNYDPVRDLVPIAKVAVAPTVISVPAASPFRTLKDLVQAGRDPANKVLVGVPGIGSAPQVELAILNGLSGSNIATAPYRGATFILSDMLGNQIPAGAAAVPAFVTQIQEGKVRGLAVVSAERSSILRDIPTVREATGLDMDGFPTWYGFFAPAGTPPEIVARLETEILSIMREPPMVDKMHTLGNDMLFKGSKAFGEDNAIEIAMFKRAVEKGDIALQR
- a CDS encoding amidohydrolase family protein; its protein translation is MTLTLLYDAMILTLDPANPQIEQGYVLVRDNRIDAVAAGGYRGTELPDQRIDCSNKLIAPGLINSHTHSQSSTMAGFGDRLNHPSFMWLTQAHTSRRTPDEIRLSVLLTAYGLLSCGTTGAIDHFPGQRFTLDDMDAVLSAWSETGMRIALGMRFFDGPFSDIFPSVPLPDDLKSRMSSVEILKPQPTEELSALMEATIKAWHGKPRLSVYPAPSNPERCTDRALEICAELAQRYDTGIHTHLLETRKQAELAQARLGKTVVAHLDALGVLSDRWSCAHSIWLADDDIGIMASRGMTAVLNPESNDRLGTGLARAPEMLRRGVRLAIGTDGSSANDNLVLHETMRAVAMAHRSREPDRSRWITTGDVLHMATAGGAGALRNDKLGRIAPGFAADLAVYGLDAPWWVPVNDVVNQMVFAETGASVETVMVDGRILVQNRKILSFDVDGLLREVRAMTKSLRKRNDDLFRVANELTELVP
- a CDS encoding Bug family tripartite tricarboxylate transporter substrate binding protein, which produces MLRRRDLLASAIGVCLAPTLSRAQDDWPQRPISLVVPFSAGGSADLVARMFAQYFQAKYGVSVVIDNKGGAGGSIGSGFVAKAAPDGYTLGLGTVSTHAINPALYAKLPFDVETDFEPISPLVRLPNLLVVNNKVPVKTVSELVAYLKANDGKLNYGSGGNGTSGHLSTVMFMKALGVTMTHIPYRGTSEEATALINGTIDLAIDSMTTIWPFASAGQIRPLAVTTPARVAAAPDLPTIGETVSGFEAVGWQGLFAPARTPRPIVETLAAEVKRIFLQPDLVAALQKVGGEPMPMSPGEFARFAQSERVKWGSVVREAGIRIE